Proteins found in one Mycoplasma sp. 1578d genomic segment:
- a CDS encoding DEAD/DEAH box helicase → MNTNKEIISVQENRDIYIRELKEAKDNKKEKEWKIENADSLFHLGLNMYSEEYSFKSAIYNAFAYSHIDENISLHPEQMKILSIIEENEGIIFSAPTSFGKTFVVFEYIAKHQPKNVVLIVPTLALVDEYKQKIIRRYKDAFKNYKLYISVDLEKTPDFNKSNLFILTPERVIHNSDISLFSEIDFLVIDEVYKLKTDPNDERVLILNLAYKNLMRISKKYLLLAPFLKEIQNTDKLEKKPIFFSSDFSPVVNDVITYSLKIKKKKKKNEIKKERNKKIIELIKKLKDTKLLVYFPTVNFLNKFINNLNTNNKVINRNKKLENFIEWASKEIHEEWTILKALKNNILVHHGQISLGIRMFQLSLFDDIHSQYNIMLCTSTLLEGVNTACENIIITEPKIRDKNFDAFDFFNLIGRTGRLSQHYLGTAHYIQGPDDSEYHKKDALKSIQFELTDQESIDMDINSENYKKHPDFLQLLKDMDISYEEYKTRFAMQFRFSTIKNIYNRFKQNKLYLYDAIKQFSSKGKRDIVKEIYKIIEGIEKIKFWDNIKINIIHLLTYKSLPNVRNIVEEILKKFNFKKSNTNAIINEVLKIKNSYLEHTFYKKIIPIIFFMQLDNVSEEKINVIETHITKVIENKYFLNSPLSKMLKDMGIYDLDIQKIKEIIGDNFESIDQLILLLRENYQKIKNKISVISKFVIEKMII, encoded by the coding sequence ATGAATACAAATAAAGAGATAATAAGCGTTCAAGAAAACAGAGATATTTATATAAGGGAATTAAAAGAAGCAAAGGACAATAAAAAAGAAAAAGAATGAAAAATAGAAAACGCAGATTCATTGTTCCATTTAGGACTTAATATGTATTCGGAAGAATACTCATTTAAATCAGCGATTTATAATGCTTTCGCTTATAGTCATATAGACGAAAATATTTCTTTGCATCCTGAACAAATGAAAATATTAAGCATTATTGAAGAAAATGAGGGAATTATTTTTAGTGCTCCTACTAGTTTTGGGAAAACATTTGTTGTGTTTGAATATATTGCAAAACATCAACCCAAAAATGTTGTTTTAATTGTTCCGACCTTAGCTCTAGTTGATGAATATAAACAAAAAATCATCAGAAGATATAAAGATGCTTTTAAAAATTATAAATTATATATAAGCGTTGATTTAGAGAAGACACCTGATTTCAATAAAAGTAATTTATTTATATTAACTCCAGAAAGAGTTATTCATAACTCAGATATTTCGCTGTTTTCTGAGATAGATTTTTTAGTTATAGATGAAGTTTATAAACTCAAAACCGATCCAAATGATGAAAGAGTTTTAATTTTAAATTTAGCATATAAAAATTTAATGAGGATATCAAAGAAATATTTATTACTAGCTCCTTTTTTAAAGGAAATTCAAAATACAGATAAATTAGAGAAAAAACCAATATTTTTCTCCAGTGATTTTTCTCCTGTCGTAAATGATGTTATTACATATAGTCTCAAAATAAAGAAAAAAAAGAAAAAAAATGAAATAAAAAAGGAAAGAAATAAGAAAATAATTGAATTAATCAAAAAACTCAAAGACACCAAATTATTAGTTTATTTTCCTACAGTTAATTTCTTAAATAAATTTATTAATAATTTAAACACAAACAATAAAGTAATCAATAGAAATAAAAAACTAGAAAATTTTATTGAATGAGCATCTAAAGAAATTCATGAAGAATGAACTATTTTAAAAGCCTTGAAAAATAATATTTTAGTTCATCACGGACAAATATCGTTAGGTATTAGAATGTTTCAATTATCTTTGTTTGATGATATTCACAGTCAATATAATATAATGTTATGCACATCTACTCTATTAGAAGGTGTTAATACCGCATGTGAAAATATTATTATTACAGAACCAAAAATAAGAGATAAAAATTTTGATGCGTTTGATTTTTTTAATCTAATTGGAAGAACAGGAAGATTATCTCAACATTATTTAGGCACAGCCCACTATATTCAAGGACCAGATGATAGTGAATATCACAAAAAAGACGCATTAAAGTCTATTCAATTTGAACTTACAGATCAAGAAAGCATAGATATGGATATTAATTCTGAAAATTATAAAAAACATCCAGATTTTTTACAACTACTTAAAGATATGGATATTTCATACGAAGAATATAAAACAAGGTTTGCGATGCAATTCAGATTTTCTACAATTAAAAATATTTACAATAGATTTAAACAAAATAAATTATATTTATATGATGCTATAAAACAATTTTCTTCTAAAGGTAAGCGAGATATTGTTAAAGAAATATATAAAATAATTGAAGGGATAGAAAAAATAAAATTTTGAGACAACATAAAAATTAATATTATTCATTTATTAACTTATAAATCATTGCCAAATGTTAGAAATATAGTTGAAGAAATTTTAAAAAAATTTAATTTTAAAAAATCAAATACCAACGCTATAATTAACGAAGTTTTAAAAATTAAAAATAGTTATTTAGAGCACACTTTTTATAAAAAAATAATTCCAATTATCTTCTTTATGCAATTAGATAATGTTTCAGAAGAAAAAATAAATGTTATTGAGACTCATATTACTAAAGTAATAGAAAATAAATATTTTTTAAATTCTCCTTTAAGCAAAATGTTAAAAGATATGGGTATATATGATTTAGATATACAAAAAATTAAAGAAATAATAGGGGATAATTTTGAATCAATAGATCAATTAATATTATTATTAAGGGAAAATTATCAAAAAATTAAAAATAAAATAAGCGTAATTTCTAAATTCGTTATTGAAAAAATGATTATTTAA
- a CDS encoding DUF1837 domain-containing protein: MKTEKFENFQIYNLDNRYSFLYLDFQDEKKFISGLVSYIFNEQNLLLYTEENTGLKFEINDKTRKKLYTNISLFLNLELEKLGPFDLKEELEKIIKGEHEVFKNKDNKLLIGKDKAGKIGEYIFHLFLSKYFGYHYIIPKLKLITDGNMSVNGIDVLFYDDKKDEILFGESKVYKELKKGIENANKTLEEYEENLIEEYRIVLSNDKLKFNKLFLDKYKDKIDVCTTLNQFIKEANINSIVIPVFIAHGDSIQGNMQNNIKNFLEQLKKINQEDKLELKTKYILISFPLIDKNKFMEYAIRVAVNKSHEYK, translated from the coding sequence ATGAAAACAGAGAAATTTGAAAACTTTCAAATTTATAATTTGGATAATAGATATAGCTTTTTATACTTAGATTTTCAAGATGAAAAGAAATTTATAAGTGGATTGGTTTCATATATATTTAATGAGCAAAATTTACTTCTTTATACCGAAGAAAATACAGGTCTTAAATTCGAAATAAATGACAAAACACGCAAAAAACTTTATACCAATATTAGTCTATTTTTAAATTTAGAGTTAGAAAAGTTGGGACCATTTGACTTAAAAGAAGAATTAGAAAAAATCATTAAAGGTGAACACGAAGTTTTTAAAAACAAAGATAATAAACTACTAATAGGAAAAGATAAAGCAGGAAAAATTGGAGAATATATTTTCCATTTATTTTTATCAAAATATTTTGGGTATCATTACATAATCCCGAAACTTAAATTGATCACTGATGGAAATATGAGTGTAAATGGAATAGATGTGTTATTTTATGATGATAAAAAAGATGAAATTTTATTTGGTGAATCAAAAGTTTACAAAGAGTTAAAAAAAGGGATTGAAAATGCCAATAAAACATTAGAAGAATATGAAGAGAACCTTATTGAAGAATATCGAATAGTTTTATCGAATGATAAATTAAAATTTAACAAATTATTTTTAGATAAATATAAAGATAAAATTGATGTCTGCACAACTCTTAATCAATTTATTAAAGAAGCAAATATTAATTCTATTGTCATACCAGTTTTCATTGCTCATGGTGATAGTATACAAGGGAATATGCAAAATAATATTAAAAATTTTTTAGAGCAATTAAAAAAGATCAACCAAGAAGACAAATTAGAATTAAAAACAAAATATATATTGATTTCTTTTCCTTTAATTGATAAAAACAAATTTATGGAATATGCAATAAGAGTGGCGGTAAATAAATCACATGAATACAAATAA
- a CDS encoding helix-turn-helix transcriptional regulator → MKFSFKPLWKLLIDKEITNKELMERAKISKSTFYKLKNDKNVTTDVLLRICTELDCDISNIIECIKDNRSKKE, encoded by the coding sequence ATGAAATTTAGTTTTAAACCATTATGAAAACTGCTGATAGATAAAGAAATAACAAACAAGGAATTAATGGAAAGAGCCAAAATCAGCAAAAGCACTTTTTATAAATTAAAAAATGACAAAAATGTCACAACTGATGTTTTACTAAGAATTTGTACTGAGTTAGATTGCGATATATCAAATATCATTGAATGCATTAAAGATAATAGATCTAAGAAAGAGTAA
- a CDS encoding restriction endonuclease subunit S, with product MINSLIKLINFVFFDVISETLQIQNSVKLDKYIVLTKGKQLNKDNMINNGKYPVINGGMSPIGYFDEYNEQKNTITIAQGGAAGYVDFQKSKFWASSHCYIVKSTDESTLLNKYLYYFLKNQEEIIKKQAYGGKILSLPKESLLNLNITLPDIQTQQKIVDILDNFEELTNGLTQGLPAEIDLVNKQYQYYRNWLLAEPK from the coding sequence TTAATAAATTCTCTTATTAAACTTATTAATTTTGTCTTTTTTGACGTAATTTCAGAAACTTTACAAATACAAAATTCGGTTAAGCTAGACAAATATATAGTTTTAACAAAAGGTAAGCAACTTAATAAAGATAATATGATTAATAATGGAAAATATCCAGTTATTAATGGCGGAATGTCTCCTATTGGTTATTTTGACGAATATAATGAACAAAAAAACACAATCACGATTGCTCAGGGAGGGGCAGCAGGATATGTTGATTTTCAAAAATCTAAATTTTGAGCAAGCTCACATTGTTATATTGTTAAATCCACAGATGAATCAACGCTTTTAAATAAATACTTATATTATTTTCTAAAAAATCAAGAAGAGATTATTAAAAAACAAGCTTATGGCGGAAAAATACTTTCTCTACCCAAAGAAAGCCTTCTTAATCTAAATATAACCCTTCCAGATATTCAAACCCAACAAAAAATAGTTGATATTTTAGATAACTTTGAAGAATTAACTAACGGGCTGACACAAGGTCTTCCTGCTGAAATTGATCTTGTCAACAAACAATATCAATATTATCGAAATTGATTACTAGCAGAGCCTAAATAA
- a CDS encoding restriction endonuclease subunit S, producing the protein MQLEKLTKNRSTNFKLYKLKDIATFERGTWKIDIPEGTKYPVVSSGTQVKKYTDIPNRDKNSITVASSGAGAGFVAFWDTPIYASNCFTIHANEEIVLQKYLFHFLKNKQEYIHSLKSTGGIPNIYSSYIFDIEILVPSIKEQEKIIRILDLLTDYSQELTAELTAELTARKKQYSYYRNQLLNTNYLTDIKRRKLKDVASFERGTWKIDIPEGTKYPVVSSGTQVKKYTDIPNRDKNSITVASSGYAGFVAFWDTPIYASNCFTIHANEEVVNQKYLFHFLKNKQEYIYSLKSTGGIPNIYPSYISDIEILIPSFKIQQKIVDVLDNFEQICEDLNIGLPAEIELRDKQYQYYRDKLLTFTNDIFQTSEVERQLTKDS; encoded by the coding sequence ATGCAATTAGAAAAATTAACAAAAAACAGATCAACGAATTTTAAACTTTATAAATTAAAAGATATTGCTACATTTGAAAGAGGAACTTGAAAAATTGACATTCCAGAAGGGACTAAATACCCTGTAGTATCAAGTGGCACACAAGTTAAAAAATATACAGATATTCCAAACAGAGACAAAAATTCAATAACAGTAGCTTCATCTGGGGCAGGAGCTGGTTTTGTTGCTTTTTGAGATACACCAATTTATGCTTCAAATTGTTTCACTATACACGCTAATGAAGAAATTGTTCTTCAAAAATACTTATTTCATTTCTTAAAAAATAAACAAGAATATATTCATTCTTTAAAATCAACAGGTGGAATACCCAATATTTATTCCTCTTATATTTTTGATATAGAAATTCTTGTACCAAGCATTAAAGAACAAGAAAAAATTATTAGAATCTTAGATTTATTGACCGATTATTCCCAAGAGCTAACAGCCGAGCTAACAGCCGAGCTAACAGCAAGAAAAAAGCAATATTCATACTATAGAAACCAACTTTTAAACACTAATTATTTAACTGATATTAAAAGACGAAAATTAAAAGACGTTGCTTCATTTGAAAGAGGAACTTGAAAAATTGACATTCCAGAAGGGACTAAATACCCTGTAGTATCAAGTGGCACACAAGTTAAAAAATATACAGATATTCCAAACAGAGACAAAAATTCAATAACAGTAGCTTCATCTGGTTATGCAGGATTTGTTGCTTTTTGAGATACACCAATTTATGCTTCAAATTGTTTCACTATTCATGCTAATGAAGAGGTAGTTAATCAAAAATACTTATTTCATTTCTTAAAAAATAAACAAGAATATATTTATTCTTTAAAATCAACAGGTGGCATACCTAATATTTATCCTTCTTATATTTCTGATATAGAAATTCTTATTCCAAGTTTCAAAATTCAGCAAAAAATTGTTGATGTATTAGATAATTTTGAACAAATTTGTGAAGATTTAAATATCGGTTTACCTGCAGAAATTGAGCTTAGAGATAAACAATATCAATATTACAGAGATAAATTATTAACATTTACAAACGATATATTCCAAACATCAGAAGTTGAAAGACAGCTAACTAAAGACAGCTAA
- a CDS encoding type I restriction-modification system subunit M, with translation MDNKRDIERTELHNAIWKIAEELRGSVDGWDFKTYVLGFLFYRYISENLVHYINKDARENGLLDFDYEKCDDSEIDEDIKKGIIKGIGYFIKPSDLFINVQKRALDDPDLNINLQRIFSSIEKSASGNESQEDFEGLFNDLDFNSQKLGKEVNDKNKTIIKLLENIGAINLGKTSQSSVDIFGDAYEFLLSMYASSAGKSGGEFFTPPEVSTLLATIAIDNKKQINKVYDPTCGSGSLLLKAIKLLGENKNNITGGFYGQEINITTFNLCRMNMFLHDVEYDKFNIRNGDTLLNPMHLDQKPFDVIVSNPPYSLKWEGSDNPTLINDSRFKDAGVLAPKSKADLAFVMHSLDHLSEDGVAAIVCFPGVFYRAGAEQKIRKYLVDTVNAIEAIIQMPDNLFYGTSIATTILVLRRNKKDNNILFIDASDIVEKAKKGNKLSQANIDQIAKLYFDRKDVENLAKVVSKEEIANNNYNLSVSQYLQKKTQEEVIDIKELNAQIKEITAKQDQLRTQIDKIIEELDKEFE, from the coding sequence ATGGATAATAAAAGAGACATTGAACGAACAGAATTACATAATGCTATTTGAAAAATAGCTGAAGAACTACGCGGAAGTGTAGATGGCTGAGATTTTAAAACATATGTTTTAGGATTTTTATTTTATCGCTATATTTCTGAAAATCTAGTTCATTATATAAATAAAGATGCAAGAGAAAACGGTCTTTTAGATTTTGATTATGAAAAATGTGATGATTCAGAAATTGATGAAGATATTAAAAAAGGAATTATTAAAGGTATCGGATACTTTATTAAACCTTCAGATTTATTTATCAATGTTCAAAAAAGAGCACTAGATGATCCTGATTTAAATATTAATTTACAGAGAATTTTCTCATCAATTGAAAAATCTGCTTCCGGAAACGAAAGTCAAGAAGATTTTGAAGGGTTATTTAATGATTTAGATTTTAATAGTCAGAAATTAGGAAAAGAAGTCAATGATAAAAATAAAACAATCATTAAATTATTAGAAAATATTGGAGCAATTAATCTAGGTAAAACATCGCAAAGCTCTGTAGATATATTTGGAGATGCATACGAATTTCTTTTAAGTATGTATGCTTCAAGTGCCGGAAAATCAGGAGGAGAGTTTTTTACTCCACCTGAAGTATCAACTTTACTTGCTACAATTGCTATTGATAATAAAAAACAAATTAATAAAGTTTATGATCCAACATGTGGATCGGGTTCGTTACTTTTAAAAGCAATTAAACTTCTTGGTGAAAACAAAAACAATATTACTGGTGGATTCTACGGTCAAGAAATTAATATTACTACATTTAACTTGTGTAGAATGAACATGTTTTTACACGATGTTGAGTATGATAAATTCAACATTCGAAATGGTGACACACTACTTAATCCAATGCATTTAGATCAAAAACCATTTGATGTAATTGTGTCTAATCCTCCTTATTCACTTAAATGAGAAGGAAGTGATAATCCAACTTTAATTAATGATTCAAGATTTAAAGATGCTGGAGTTTTAGCTCCTAAATCAAAAGCTGATTTAGCATTTGTGATGCATTCGCTTGATCATTTATCTGAAGATGGGGTTGCTGCTATTGTTTGTTTTCCTGGTGTTTTTTATAGAGCTGGAGCTGAACAAAAGATTAGAAAATACTTAGTTGATACAGTTAATGCTATTGAAGCAATAATTCAAATGCCTGATAATTTATTTTATGGAACTTCAATTGCCACAACAATTTTAGTTTTAAGAAGAAATAAAAAAGATAACAACATCTTATTTATCGATGCAAGTGATATTGTTGAAAAAGCTAAAAAAGGAAACAAACTATCTCAAGCTAATATTGATCAAATTGCTAAATTATATTTTGATCGTAAAGATGTAGAAAACCTTGCAAAAGTTGTGTCTAAAGAAGAAATAGCAAACAATAATTACAATTTATCTGTATCCCAATATCTCCAAAAGAAAACTCAGGAAGAAGTAATTGATATTAAAGAATTAAATGCTCAAATCAAAGAGATTACAGCTAAACAAGATCAGTTAAGAACCCAAATAGACAAAATCATCGAAGAATTAGATAAAGAGTTTGAATAA